The nucleotide window CGCAGCCTGCAGCGGTTGGTGCCGGAACTCACGGCGGGCGATCTGCGGCCGGGCGGCTCGGGCGTACGCGCTCAGGCCCTCAACCGTGCCGGGCAGATCGTCGACGACTTCGCCGTTCAGAAAACGCCGCGCGCCCTGCATGTACTGAACGCGCCTTCACCTGCTGCCACCGCCTGTCTGGCGATCGGCGAGCATCTGACCCGTCTAGCGGCCCGCAATTTCGGTTGGGAAGCGCCGCCCAGCACTGTCCGCCTGTCCGCCTGAAGCCTCTTTTGCCTGGAGATTCCTTATGCGTAAAACATATTTGACCGCTGCCCTTGCCCTACTGTCTCTCACCGGCGTTGCCGGAGCCCAGAAGCCGCGTGTGGTGATCGCCACTGGCGGCATCGGCGGGGTCTACTACTACTACGGCACCGTGATGGCCGAGATCCTCAGCAAGCACGCTGGGGTCGACGCTACCGCCATCCAGACGGCGGCCTCGGTGGACAACATCCTGCTGGTTACCGAAAAGTCCGATCCCAGCCGCAACACCTATTACTGCGGCCTGATCTTGCCGGAGTCAGGTCTGCTGGCCTACACCGGGCAGCTCGACCGCTTCAAGGACAAGCCCGCCACCAAACTGCGTACCCTGTTTGCGACCTACCCCAACTACCTGCAGATCGTGACCACCAAGGGCGCTGGCACCGTGCTGCAAAACCTGGCCGGCAAGCGCATCTCGCTGGGCGCGCCGGGCTCCGGCACCGAGATCGAGGCCAACCTGGTCTTGCAGGCCGCCAAGATTCCGCTCACGAAGTTCTCCAAGGTCGAGCGTCTGGGGGCCAACGAATCGGCGCAGGCCCTGGCCGACGGTACCATCGACGCGTATTTCTGGTCCGGCGGCCTGCCCACCGGCTCAATTGCCGAACTCAGCCAAACCCTGGCCCGTAAGGGCAAGCAGATCGACTTCATCGCCGTGCCGCAAAAAGGCCCCATCGCCGGAGCGTTCGAGAAGGCCTTCCCCGGCCTGGCTGATGTCCGGACACTCGACAAGAAAGTCTACGGCTCGGCGCGCTCGGTCCAAACGCTGGCGTTCTGGAACTCGTTTTCCTGCTCCTCGGAAATGCCCGCCGACCTGGCCTACAACATCACCAAGGCGACCTTCGAGCACCTACCGGAACTGACGGCCTCGGTGCAGTCGGCCAAGGACACCACCGTCGCCAACGCCCTGCGCCTGAGCACCAGCAAGGTGCCGTACCACGAGGGCGCCCTGAAGTTCTTCAAGAAGTAACGCCCGCGTGAAGCCTATTGCCCGCCTCCTTCTGGCGGGCCTCGCCCTGGGAGTGCTGGCGCTGGTGAGTTGGCAGTTGCGGATCATCGAGGTGCAGGGCCGCCCGGTGATCGCCTGGGCCTGGCAGGACGCTCAGGTAAGCTTCACCAACTCGGTGACGCGGCGCCCGGTGCTGATCAAATTTGATCTGCGGCGCGATTTCAGCGACTTTCAGATGATTACCGACTTCGATACTGAGGGCTACTACACCGGCGGCGAGTACCGCATCAACGACCGACTCAAAGGCCAACAAGAGCGCACCTTGCAGTACTGCTCGGTGGTCGGCATGCAGCTACGAATTGGAGAACAGCAGTGGAACATCAAACAGAGTTGCTTGACGGCGAAGCTCCTGTGGCCTCCTGGCTCAGGCGGCTGACCAAGATTGTCCTGATGATTGCCGCCCTCTACCACCTGTACCTGGTGGTTCACCCCTTCTTGCCCTGGAGCGGATCGGGCATTAAGGTTTTGGAGCTGACCCAGGTGCAGCGCGCCACTCACGTATTTTTCATCGTGCTGGCTGGCTACCTGCTGACTTCACAGCAGCGTGGACGCAAGACCACCTGGGGAGGCGTGGTCTTCGCGGTCCTGACCCTACCGGCGCTGTGGGAATTTCTGCGCCTCGATTTGCCGCTCATCATCAAGGCCGTGACGGTGGTCATCTGGGCGCTGGTCACGCTGCCAGCCGTGCTGCCCAGGCTGCAAAAATACGGTGACCTGCTGGTGGCCGCTGCCATGTTCGCGCCGTACTTCTATCTGTTGACGCAATTCGAGGAGCTCATTTACCGGGCCGTGGTGCCCGAGCCCTGGGACTTGGCGATGGGCTTTGCACTTACCCTCAGCGTGCTGGGCCTGACTTTCCGCTTCCTGGGGCCGGTCCTGCCGTCGCTGGTGCTGGTGTTCATGACCTATAACCTCTTCGGCAATCAGTTGCCGGGCGTGCTGGGCACCGCCGGCATGCCGATTGACCTGCTGATCGGCAAGATGTTCAGCGAAACCGAGGCCGGACTCTTCGGCATTATCACCGCCGTGTCACTCAAATATCTGGTGTACTTCACCTTGCTCGGCAGCGTCATCACGGCGCTGGGCTTCGGCCCGGTCATCGCGCGACTGGCCCTGCGCGCCGTGGGCCGCTCGCCCGCCGCGCCGGGCCGCAGCGTAGCCGTCATGAGCGTCTTCATGGGCCTGTTCAGCGGCTCCGGCGCCGCCGACACCCAGTTTGTCGCCACCGTGACCAAACCACTCATGGAGCGCTCCGGTTATCCCCGGCTGACGGCAGCAGGCATCACCGCCACCGCCGGTTCAATTGCCCTGATCACGCCCCCGGTGCTTGGCTCAATCGCCTTCGTGATGGTGGAAGTGCTCAATATCCCCTATCTCAGCATCTGCCTGATGGCGCTGGGACCGTGCGTGCTGTACCTCGCCGGGGTGTGGTTCTATAACGAACTGTACGTACGGCGCTCCGGCTTTGTGCGCGACGTGATGCCCGACGAGGGCAAAAACGTGCTGCGGTCGCTCTACGTGTTCTTGCCGCTGTTGCTGATCATGGGGATGCTCTACCTGGGCTACAACGTGAGCCTGGCCGTGAGTCTGGCGCTCATTTCGTTCATCGTGCTGGCCTACCTCGACCGCGATGTGCGGCCCCCGGTGAGGCGCATCTTCGACGGGCTGGCCGACGGCTTTGCCCACCTTGTGCCGATTGGCGCGGCGGTGGTCAGCGCCAACATGATCCTGACCATGATGGTGCTGACCGGCCTGCCCTCCAAGATGTCGCAGGTGCTGACCCTCATTTCCGGGCAGAACCTGCTGATGGCCACCCTGTTTGCCGCCGTGTTCAGCCTGGTGCTGGGCATGGGCATTCCGCCGATCGCCACTTACGTGCTGACCTCAGCGCTGGTCGCGCCGTCGCTGGTGGCCCTCTCCGTGCAAAACGGCATTCCGCCGGAAGCCGCGCTCCTCTCGACCCACATGTTTCTCTTCTACTACGCCATTCTCGCCGACGTGACGCCGCCGGTCGCTCTCTCGGCGTTTGCGGCGGCGTCGGTCTGGAACACCGATCCGATCCGCACCGGCCTCGTGACTGCACGGGTGGCCTTGCCCAAGTACTTCCTGGGCATGTTTTTCCTGCTGGCGTATCCGGCCACCGCCGTATTGATCGTACCGGTGGTGGCGCACCAGGGTCTGGCCTCTGCTCTGCCGCTGATCATCTACCGCTTCGCCGTTTCGGTGCTGGGGGTGCTGCTGATTTCGGGGGCCACGGTAGGCTTTACCCGCCGCACCCTGAAGCGCTGGGAAGGCTGGGTGCTGGGTCTTGCCGGCGTGGCGCTGCTGAGCCCCTACTGGTGGCTGAATGTGCCGGGCCTGCTGATCGGCGCCTACTTCTTCCTGATGGGCCCGCGTGAGCGGCCCCGGGCACCGGAGATGTCGGCGCAGGAGATAGCGCTGTGATGCTCGAAGGCGTCAAGGTGGCCGACTTTACCCGGGTGCTGACCGGCCCCTTTTGCACCATGTTGCTCGGCGACCTCGGTGCCGACGTGATCAAGGTGGAGCCGCCGCAGGGTGATGACACCCGCGCCTGGGGGCCACCGTTTCAGACGAGCGGCGAGGCCCGCGAGTCGAGCTATTTCCTGAGTGTCAACCGCAACAAGCGCAGCATCATCTTGGACCTCAAGTCTCCTGAGGGCCAGCAAGCGGCGCAGCGCTTGATCGCGGAGTCGGACGTGGTGGTTGAGAACTTCCGCCCCGGCACGTTCGCCAAACTGGGCTTCGGCTGGGAAGCGCTGCACGCCGAGAATCCGCGCCTGATCTATGCCAGCGTCTCGGGCTTCGGACAGGACGGCCCCTACCGCGACCGCGCCGGGTACGACGTGATCGCCCAGGGCATGGGCGGGTTGATGAGCTACAACGGCGAGGCCGGACATGAGCCGCTGCGGGTCGGGGTGGCGGTGGCCGACGTGTTCTCCGGCTCACTCATTACCCAGGCGATTCTGGCGGCCCTCTACCAGCGCGAGCGCACCGGGAAGGGCGAGCGGCTGGACGTTAACTTGCTCGAAAGCGTCATCGCCCTGGGCACCAATCAGGTCAGCCGATATCTGACCACCGGAGAAGTGCCGGTCGCCATTGGCAACGAGCACCGTAGCATCGTGCCCTACGGTACCCTGCGCTGCCAGGACGGATTCATCAACGTGGCGGTGGGTAACGATTCGCTGTGGCGCAAATTCTGCCGGGCGCTGGACCTCAGCGAGTTGGCCGCCGATTCCCGGATGGACACCAACGAGGGCCGGGTCAGCCACCGCGAGGACCTCGACGTGCAGCTGCTGGCCGGGCTGGGCCGCTTGACCCGCGCCGAGATCATGCAGCGCCTGGAAGAAGCGGGCGTGCCGTGTGGGGCCGTCAACAACATGGCCGAGGTCTTCGCCGATCCGCACATTCAGGCCCGCAAGGTGGCGGTGACGCTGCCGCACGCTTCTCTGGGCCAGACCACTGTCACCTCGCCTCCGTGGGACATCGGTGGAGCCAAGCCGGAAGTGCGCCGCGCGCCGCCCACCCTGGGCCAGCACACTGCCGAAATCCTGAGTGAACTCGGTCTCACCGCCCACACCGACGCTTAAATTCAGCCCCTTTGGGCCACAAGGAGTTTCATGCTCGATTACTTTCAAGCCCATTCGCTGGTCGGCAGTGACGAACAACTGGTGATGCAGAGCGTCCGCTCCTACGTGGACAGCAAACTCATGCCGCAGATTGCCGATTGGTGGGACAGCGCCGAGCTGCCAGCCCGCGAGGTGATGAAAGAAATGGGCAACCAGGGGCTGCTCGGCCCCACCACGCCGGAAGAGTATGGCGGCTCGGAAGTCAGCTACAGCGCTTACGGCGGCATGATGTACGAGCTGGAGCGCTGCGACAGCGGCCTCAGAAGCGCGGCCAGCGTGCAGGGCAGCCTGGTAATGTACCCGATCAACACCTACGGCAGCGAGGAGCAGAAGCGTCAGTACCTGCCGGGCCTGGCCGCCGGCGACCTGATCGGCTGCTTCGGCCTGACCGAACCCGACGGCGGCTCGGACCCCGGCGCGATGCGCACCCGCGCCCGCAAGGACGGCGGCGACTACGTGCTGAACGGCAACAAGATGTGGATCACCAACAGCCCAGTGGCTGACCTCGCGGTGGTGTGGGCCAAGCTCGAAGATGACAGCGGCAAGGACGTGGTGCGCGGCTTCATCGTGCCCAGAGGGGCCAAGGGCTTCTCGACGCCCCAGATTCACCGCAAGATGAGCCTGCGCGCCAGCGTGACCGGCGAGATCGTACTCGAGGACTGCCGCATTCCTGCAGAGAATATGCTGCCGCTCTCCGGCGGCCTGAAAAGCCCGCTGTCGTGCCTGACCTCGGCCCGCTTCGGCATCGCCTGGGGCGCGCTCGGCGCGCTGGAAGCGGTGTATCAGACGGCGCTGGAATACACCACCGGGCGCACCACCTTCGGCAAGCCGATCGCCTCGCGCCAGCTGGTGCAGGACAAGCTGGTGCGGATGGTCACCGATCACTCCACCGGCCTGCTGCTGGCTACACAACTCGGCGCGCTCAAAGACAGCGGCAAGATGACCTTTGGGCAAGTCTCGGTCGCCAAGCGCAACAACGTGCGGGTGGCCCTGCAAGGAGCGCGTCTGGCCCGCGAGATGCTGGGCGGTAACGGCATCACCACCGAGTACCCGGTAATTCGCCACATGCTCAACCTGGAAACGGTGGACACCTACGAGGGCACCCACGACATCCATACCCTGATCGTGGGCCGTGACCTGACCGGCCTGGGGGCGCTGGAATGAGCATGCCCCCAACTGGTCATCTTCAGGGCGTCTACACCATCATGCCCACGCCGTTTACCGGCAGCGGCGAACTCGACCTTGGGAGCCTCGACAACCTGGTGGACTTCCAGCTTGACGCGGGCATTCACGGCCTGGCGATTCTGGGCTTTCTGGGTGAAGCGCACAAACTCAGCGGCGAGGAACGCCGGGCCGTCATTCGCCGCACCATCGAACGGGTCGCCGGACGGGTGCCGGTATGGGTCGGCGTGCGCGCCATCGGTACCCCGGCCAGCATCGAGCAGGCCACAGAAGCCCAGGACTTCGGGGCCGACGCCGTGTTCGCCGCGCCGATCGACGTGCAGGCCGACGCAGCGATTTTCCGGCATTACCAGCAGTTGCAGGCGGCCCTCAAGGTGCCGGTGCTGATTCACGACTTCCCCGAAAATTTCGGCATCACCATCAGCTCGGAAGTGGTGGCTCGGCTCGGCAAAGAAGGCGGCGTCCACTACATCAAGATGGAAGAGCCGCCGGTCGGTCCCAAGACCAGCCGCATCCTGGAACTTTCGCAGGGCTCGGTGCACGTCTTTGGTGGGCTGGGCGGCACCTTCTTCCTGGAAGAACTGGAGCGCGGCGCGGTGGGCACCATGACCGGCTTTGCCTTTCCGGAAGTGCTGCTGCGCATCTACGATTTGTTTCGGCAGGGCCAGCACGCAGCGGCGGCCCGCGTCTTCGATCACTACATGCCGCTGATCCGCTACGAGTTCCAGCCCAAACTCGGCCTGGCGCTGCGCAAACACACCTACCATCGCCGGGGCATCATCGCTTCTGACCATGTGCGCGCGCCGGGCATCAACATTGACGGGCGCACCGCCAAAGAGCTCGAAGCCATCGTCAAACGGGTCGGCTTCGAGTTCGGCGTGACCGGTCCCCAGGAGCTGATCGGATGACTCAAAATTTTAGTGGTCGGCACGCGGTGGTCTTCGGCGGCAGCCAGGGTCTGGGCCTCGCCAGCGCCCTCAAACTCGCCGAGGGCGGCGCGAACGTCACGGTGATTAGCCGCAGCGCCACGCAGGAACGCCTGGTCAGGCAGGGTCTGCCGTCAGCGCAGGCTCAGGCGCTCTCCGGCGAGCTTACGCAGAGCGATATGAACGAGCTGCTGAGCGCCGCCAAAGACAAGTTCGGCCCGGTGGACACCCTGGTGCTCAGCGGCGGTGGTCCCAAGGCCGGTACCTTCGCCACCCTCAGCGACGACGACTGGACCGGGGCGTACCACCTGCTGCTGCTCGCACCGGTGCGGGCCATCCGCGCTGCCCTGCCGGACATGCAGGCGGCGGGCTTCGGGCGCATCATCTCGGTGCTCTCCAGCGGCGTCAAGCAGCCGCTGCCCAACCTGATGCTCTCCAACGCGCTCCGGGCCGCCACACTGGGCATGCTGCAGACCCTCGCGCGCGAAGTGGCGGGACAGGGCATCACCGTGAACGGCGTGGTCCCTGGGCGCATTGACACCGACCGGGTGCGTTCGCTCGACCAGGGGGCCGCTGAGCGCAGCCAGCGCACCCCCGAGGAGGTCCGCGCCAAGAGTGAGGCCAGCATCCCGCTGGGCCGCTACGGACGGCCTGCCGAGTTCGGCGCGGCGGTGGCGTTTCTGGCGACCGCCGACGCCAGTTACATCACCGGCAGCTTGATTGAAGTGGACGGTGGCCTTATCAACACCCTGACATGACCGCTCAGCGCGACATTGTGGTGATGACGCCGCGCCTGCCGTTCCTGCTCGGCGAGTTGCGCCGCGATTACCGAGTCCACGCCTATTGGGAAGCCGATCAGCTCGGCTCGTTTTTTAAGCAGGCACGTCAGGCGCGGGCCATCGTGACCAACGGCGTCGTCGGTTGCCCGCGTGAAGTGGTGGACGCCCTGCCGAATCTGGGCCTGATCTGCGTGGGTGGCGTCGGCCTGGACGCGGTGGATGTGGCGCATGCCCGGGAGCGCGGCATTCAGGTGACCACCACGCCCGGCGTCCTGACTGCCGATGTGGCTGACCAGGCCGTTGCCCTGCTGTTGGCCGCGTCCAGGCAACTGTTGCGAGGCGACCGCTCCATCCGGGAAGGCGGCTGGGAGCGCGGCGAGGATCTGCCGCTGACCCGGCGCGTGAGCGGTAAGCGCGCCGGTATTGTGGGCCTGGGCGAGATCGGCAAGGCGATTGCCCGCCGCCTGAGCGCCTTTGACATGCCGGTGGCCTACACCGGGCGGCGTGAGCAGCCGCAGCAGCCATACCGTTTCGTGGCCGATGTGCTACAGCTCGCCCGCGAAGTCGAGGTGCTGGTCGTCAGCAGTCGCGGGGGCGAGGACACCCGACACCTGATCGGCGTGAACGTTCTGGAGGCGCTGGGACCGCAGGGTATCCTGATCAATATCGCGCGCGGCAGCGTGGTCGATGAGGAAGCGCTGATTGCCAGCTTGCAGTCCGGCAAAATTGGAGCGGCGGGTTTGGACGTCTTTTCCGACGAGCCGAACGTTCCGGCCGTGCTGAAGGCTCTGGACAATGCGATCCTCTCGCCGCACGCCGCCACCCGCACCGTGGAGTCGCGGCAGGACATCAGCCGGATTGTGCTGGCCAATCTGGAGGCGTTCTTTGCCGGGCAGCCGCTCTTCACGGCGCTGCCGATGAAGCGCCAGCGCTGAGGTCCAAACAAAATCGAAAGAGAGAGCGGTTGGCCCCTACCAGGCCAACCGCCCTCTTGACCTGATTCGTCTCAGCTGGGGCTTTCGCTGACCAGCAACTCGGCCAGCGCTCTACTGTAAGCGTCGATGTCGGCCACCTTGACCGATTCCTTGGTGGTGTGGGCCAAGTCTTCGTTGCCGGGTCCCCAGCCCACGGTGGGCCACCCCGCGTTGGCGGTGTAACGGCCGTCGGTGGCAAAGCGCCAGACGCCCGGCTCAGCGTGAAAGCGCGCTGCGTACGGCAGCACCTTGAGGGTTAGCGGATCGCCCGGCTCGGTTACAAAACCGGGCGTGTATTCCGGTGTCCACAGCGCTGAGAGTCTTCCCTGGGCGGGCAGGCCCTCCAGCAACTTCGCCAGCGTCTGTCGGTTGGAAGCGTCGTCCTCGTTGAAGCGCCAGTCGAGAATCGCCGTCACGGTGTTGGGCGTCAGGTTCTCGCTGCCAGAGTCGGTGAAGAGTTGCGTGACCGTCAGGGTCGAGGCACCGGTCACCGGAAAGTCAGGAAAGGTCAGGGCCTCAATACGCTTGAGCAGTTCAGCCAGCGCGAAGATGGGGTTTTCGTCCTTGATCGCCAGGCTGGCGTGGTGGGCGCGGCCCTGAAGCTGCACCCGCACCCGCGCCACGCCCCGGTGCCCCAGCATCAACTGGTTGCTCGACGGCTCGGCCACGATCACCGCGCCGATCTCGCCGGGCGGGTGGGCGACCAGATACGCTGCGCCGGGCCCGCCAATTTCCTCCTCGGCCGCCGCCACGATCCAGACGTCGCTGCGCGGGCGCTCACCCTTCGCCAGCAGTGCGGCCAGCGCGTAGGTCTGGGCCGCCAGTGGGCCCTTGATGTCCACCGCGCCGCGCCCGTGAATCACGCCCTCCACCAGCACCGCCTCGTAGGGTGGGTGCTCCCACAGCGCCGGGTCGCCCTCGTGGACGTGGTCGAGGTGGGTCAGCAGGAGCCAGGCCGGTCCCGGCTCGCGCCCCCGGATCCGCGCCAGAGCGTTGCCGCCCGCGTCGGCCTGCACGTCCTCGAAGCCGAGCTGACGCCACTCCTGCAAGACCCGCTCGCGCAGCATTTCTTCTTGCCCTGGCAGCGCCTGAATACGGATCAGATCGCGCAGGAAATCGGCGGCGCTCATGTTGGCCACCCGCTGGCGGCCGTGCCAGGCCCGAAGCAAATATGGCGCGCGGCGCTGGCCTGCGGACCTGCGGGGAAGAGGGGAGTGAAACGTGCGGCCAACCTGGAAGCGGCGTTTTGCCTCATTCTGTGCAGTCTACAGAAAGGAGGCTCGGTCGGCGGCTGGTCTTGCCAGGGTTTTGTGGAGGGAGAATTCAGTCTGGTTCGGACTTGAGACGGACACGAGTATGCCTAAGCAGCAGTACACCGCCGCCCCTCTTGCAGGAGGCGGTGCGGCTGACCCAGAGTGCGGGCAAGAGTTGTGCCCAGAT belongs to Deinococcus aerolatus and includes:
- a CDS encoding SDR family oxidoreductase yields the protein MTQNFSGRHAVVFGGSQGLGLASALKLAEGGANVTVISRSATQERLVRQGLPSAQAQALSGELTQSDMNELLSAAKDKFGPVDTLVLSGGGPKAGTFATLSDDDWTGAYHLLLLAPVRAIRAALPDMQAAGFGRIISVLSSGVKQPLPNLMLSNALRAATLGMLQTLAREVAGQGITVNGVVPGRIDTDRVRSLDQGAAERSQRTPEEVRAKSEASIPLGRYGRPAEFGAAVAFLATADASYITGSLIEVDGGLINTLT
- a CDS encoding acyl-CoA dehydrogenase family protein; translation: MLDYFQAHSLVGSDEQLVMQSVRSYVDSKLMPQIADWWDSAELPAREVMKEMGNQGLLGPTTPEEYGGSEVSYSAYGGMMYELERCDSGLRSAASVQGSLVMYPINTYGSEEQKRQYLPGLAAGDLIGCFGLTEPDGGSDPGAMRTRARKDGGDYVLNGNKMWITNSPVADLAVVWAKLEDDSGKDVVRGFIVPRGAKGFSTPQIHRKMSLRASVTGEIVLEDCRIPAENMLPLSGGLKSPLSCLTSARFGIAWGALGALEAVYQTALEYTTGRTTFGKPIASRQLVQDKLVRMVTDHSTGLLLATQLGALKDSGKMTFGQVSVAKRNNVRVALQGARLAREMLGGNGITTEYPVIRHMLNLETVDTYEGTHDIHTLIVGRDLTGLGALE
- a CDS encoding TAXI family TRAP transporter solute-binding subunit, translating into MRKTYLTAALALLSLTGVAGAQKPRVVIATGGIGGVYYYYGTVMAEILSKHAGVDATAIQTAASVDNILLVTEKSDPSRNTYYCGLILPESGLLAYTGQLDRFKDKPATKLRTLFATYPNYLQIVTTKGAGTVLQNLAGKRISLGAPGSGTEIEANLVLQAAKIPLTKFSKVERLGANESAQALADGTIDAYFWSGGLPTGSIAELSQTLARKGKQIDFIAVPQKGPIAGAFEKAFPGLADVRTLDKKVYGSARSVQTLAFWNSFSCSSEMPADLAYNITKATFEHLPELTASVQSAKDTTVANALRLSTSKVPYHEGALKFFKK
- a CDS encoding dihydrodipicolinate synthase family protein, with the translated sequence MSMPPTGHLQGVYTIMPTPFTGSGELDLGSLDNLVDFQLDAGIHGLAILGFLGEAHKLSGEERRAVIRRTIERVAGRVPVWVGVRAIGTPASIEQATEAQDFGADAVFAAPIDVQADAAIFRHYQQLQAALKVPVLIHDFPENFGITISSEVVARLGKEGGVHYIKMEEPPVGPKTSRILELSQGSVHVFGGLGGTFFLEELERGAVGTMTGFAFPEVLLRIYDLFRQGQHAAAARVFDHYMPLIRYEFQPKLGLALRKHTYHRRGIIASDHVRAPGINIDGRTAKELEAIVKRVGFEFGVTGPQELIG
- a CDS encoding TRAP transporter permease, with the translated sequence MIAALYHLYLVVHPFLPWSGSGIKVLELTQVQRATHVFFIVLAGYLLTSQQRGRKTTWGGVVFAVLTLPALWEFLRLDLPLIIKAVTVVIWALVTLPAVLPRLQKYGDLLVAAAMFAPYFYLLTQFEELIYRAVVPEPWDLAMGFALTLSVLGLTFRFLGPVLPSLVLVFMTYNLFGNQLPGVLGTAGMPIDLLIGKMFSETEAGLFGIITAVSLKYLVYFTLLGSVITALGFGPVIARLALRAVGRSPAAPGRSVAVMSVFMGLFSGSGAADTQFVATVTKPLMERSGYPRLTAAGITATAGSIALITPPVLGSIAFVMVEVLNIPYLSICLMALGPCVLYLAGVWFYNELYVRRSGFVRDVMPDEGKNVLRSLYVFLPLLLIMGMLYLGYNVSLAVSLALISFIVLAYLDRDVRPPVRRIFDGLADGFAHLVPIGAAVVSANMILTMMVLTGLPSKMSQVLTLISGQNLLMATLFAAVFSLVLGMGIPPIATYVLTSALVAPSLVALSVQNGIPPEAALLSTHMFLFYYAILADVTPPVALSAFAAASVWNTDPIRTGLVTARVALPKYFLGMFFLLAYPATAVLIVPVVAHQGLASALPLIIYRFAVSVLGVLLISGATVGFTRRTLKRWEGWVLGLAGVALLSPYWWLNVPGLLIGAYFFLMGPRERPRAPEMSAQEIAL
- a CDS encoding M20 family metallopeptidase gives rise to the protein MSAADFLRDLIRIQALPGQEEMLRERVLQEWRQLGFEDVQADAGGNALARIRGREPGPAWLLLTHLDHVHEGDPALWEHPPYEAVLVEGVIHGRGAVDIKGPLAAQTYALAALLAKGERPRSDVWIVAAAEEEIGGPGAAYLVAHPPGEIGAVIVAEPSSNQLMLGHRGVARVRVQLQGRAHHASLAIKDENPIFALAELLKRIEALTFPDFPVTGASTLTVTQLFTDSGSENLTPNTVTAILDWRFNEDDASNRQTLAKLLEGLPAQGRLSALWTPEYTPGFVTEPGDPLTLKVLPYAARFHAEPGVWRFATDGRYTANAGWPTVGWGPGNEDLAHTTKESVKVADIDAYSRALAELLVSESPS
- a CDS encoding CaiB/BaiF CoA transferase family protein, whose translation is MLEGVKVADFTRVLTGPFCTMLLGDLGADVIKVEPPQGDDTRAWGPPFQTSGEARESSYFLSVNRNKRSIILDLKSPEGQQAAQRLIAESDVVVENFRPGTFAKLGFGWEALHAENPRLIYASVSGFGQDGPYRDRAGYDVIAQGMGGLMSYNGEAGHEPLRVGVAVADVFSGSLITQAILAALYQRERTGKGERLDVNLLESVIALGTNQVSRYLTTGEVPVAIGNEHRSIVPYGTLRCQDGFINVAVGNDSLWRKFCRALDLSELAADSRMDTNEGRVSHREDLDVQLLAGLGRLTRAEIMQRLEEAGVPCGAVNNMAEVFADPHIQARKVAVTLPHASLGQTTVTSPPWDIGGAKPEVRRAPPTLGQHTAEILSELGLTAHTDA
- a CDS encoding 2-hydroxyacid dehydrogenase, which gives rise to MTAQRDIVVMTPRLPFLLGELRRDYRVHAYWEADQLGSFFKQARQARAIVTNGVVGCPREVVDALPNLGLICVGGVGLDAVDVAHARERGIQVTTTPGVLTADVADQAVALLLAASRQLLRGDRSIREGGWERGEDLPLTRRVSGKRAGIVGLGEIGKAIARRLSAFDMPVAYTGRREQPQQPYRFVADVLQLAREVEVLVVSSRGGEDTRHLIGVNVLEALGPQGILINIARGSVVDEEALIASLQSGKIGAAGLDVFSDEPNVPAVLKALDNAILSPHAATRTVESRQDISRIVLANLEAFFAGQPLFTALPMKRQR